A single window of Deltaproteobacteria bacterium DNA harbors:
- a CDS encoding ABC transporter ATP-binding protein, whose translation MLSVHDLTVHYGKALALDRVSLEVAEGAVVSIIGANGAGKSTILKAVSGMTPLTSGAISFRDRSIAGLKTPATVKLGLVHVPEGRKLFPFLTVRSNIELGASTRKDRDGIRKDMEEVFRYFPILETRNAQKAGTLSGGEQQMLAIARGLMAKPKLLMLDEPSLGLAPLIVASLVPVIRTIHQRGVGVLLVEQNIPLALQVADTGYALRVGRIVLQGPINEFKTSEVVKEAYLGG comes from the coding sequence CTGCTTAGTGTTCACGATCTGACGGTCCACTACGGCAAAGCCTTGGCATTGGACCGGGTTTCTCTCGAAGTGGCCGAAGGAGCCGTGGTGAGTATTATCGGCGCCAACGGCGCGGGTAAGAGCACCATCCTGAAGGCTGTGTCCGGGATGACCCCTTTGACCTCCGGAGCCATATCCTTCCGGGACAGAAGCATAGCCGGCTTGAAAACGCCCGCCACCGTAAAATTGGGTCTCGTTCACGTTCCCGAAGGCCGCAAGTTGTTCCCTTTTCTCACGGTCCGGAGCAATATCGAGCTCGGCGCCAGCACGCGAAAGGACCGGGACGGCATCAGGAAGGACATGGAGGAAGTATTCAGGTACTTCCCCATTCTGGAAACGAGAAATGCTCAAAAGGCGGGGACCCTGAGCGGGGGCGAACAACAGATGCTGGCCATTGCCCGCGGCCTGATGGCTAAACCGAAACTGCTCATGTTGGACGAGCCGTCTCTGGGCCTGGCCCCCCTCATTGTCGCCTCCCTGGTTCCGGTCATCAGGACCATCCATCAAAGAGGCGTTGGTGTTTTGCTGGTCGAGCAGAACATTCCCCTGGCTCTCCAGGTGGCCGACACAGGGTACGCTCTGCGCGTGGGCCGCATCGTCCTCCAGGGCCCCATCAACGAGTTCAAGACCAGCGAAGTGGTCAAAGAGGCGTATTTGGGGGGGTGA
- a CDS encoding branched-chain amino acid ABC transporter permease — translation METAVNAIIGALVLSSMYILVALGFALLLSIMGALNFAHGAIYMVGGYICYQFAAEFGLNQWLSLLISVIIMSAFGLLLEKFCFRPFFGDMNRTIVMSIAIVLVLETTVNILVGVHVRSLPAFVPGILRVGAISLSAERLITFIIGILLLAALIAFIHKTKTGQQMLAVSQEPEGAALQGIEIHRISALACAMGCGLAAVAGSLMGAVFELSPFMGDYMLVKAIQLVILGGIGSIVGVLAGGLIVGAIDAVLPLFTSGAVTQTVGLAIIIVLLLLRPQGLFGREVS, via the coding sequence ATGGAAACCGCTGTAAATGCCATCATAGGGGCGCTTGTACTCTCTTCCATGTATATCCTGGTGGCGTTGGGTTTCGCGCTGCTTCTCAGCATCATGGGCGCTCTCAATTTCGCCCACGGCGCCATATACATGGTGGGGGGCTACATATGCTATCAATTTGCCGCTGAGTTCGGTCTCAATCAATGGCTGTCCTTGCTCATTTCCGTCATCATCATGAGCGCATTCGGATTGCTCCTCGAGAAGTTCTGTTTCCGGCCGTTCTTTGGGGACATGAATCGAACCATTGTGATGTCCATAGCCATTGTTCTCGTCCTCGAAACCACGGTGAACATTCTGGTCGGCGTTCATGTAAGGTCGTTGCCGGCCTTTGTTCCGGGGATTTTGAGGGTCGGAGCCATTTCACTGAGCGCCGAAAGGCTGATCACCTTCATCATAGGAATTCTTCTGCTGGCGGCTCTGATCGCGTTTATACACAAAACAAAGACGGGTCAGCAGATGCTGGCCGTTTCTCAAGAACCTGAAGGAGCCGCCCTGCAGGGAATCGAGATCCACCGGATATCCGCCCTGGCCTGCGCCATGGGTTGCGGCCTGGCTGCAGTGGCCGGGAGTTTGATGGGCGCCGTGTTCGAGTTGAGTCCTTTCATGGGGGACTACATGCTGGTCAAAGCCATTCAGCTGGTCATCCTGGGAGGGATAGGGAGCATCGTCGGCGTTTTGGCCGGAGGGCTCATCGTAGGCGCCATAGATGCCGTATTGCCCTTGTTCACAAGCGGCGCGGTTACTCAAACGGTCGGTCTTGCCATTATCATCGTTCTCCTGCTGCTGAGGCCTCAGGGCTTGTTCGGCCGCGAGGTATCGTAA
- a CDS encoding branched-chain amino acid ABC transporter permease, translating into MTRNTVSPAGSDRRITIALYAGLLIIVLAAPLFIKSRYLIHIFNLTLINIIAAASLRFIAVSGQLSLAHAAFMSIGAYTAGILAKHLGLGPWITIPAGALVTMGVAILIGYPLARLRAIYFSMVSLFFGIGILAVNQVLEKYTGGYSGLIGIPPLFSGSKVANYYFFTGLTVFSLVVLHRLEFCRIGMTLKSIAQSHMVASSVGINESGYRIFALAIGCLFVGVAGAGFAYYSAVLSHSAFNFLASVNFLVYVLVGGIGHFAGPIVGTAVLIIIPELFRALKGFVPFIFAGIMILVIFVMPLGLVGLPSQIASSVKKIRERKAFPDAP; encoded by the coding sequence ATGACGCGGAACACCGTTTCTCCCGCCGGGAGCGACAGACGGATCACGATCGCTTTGTACGCCGGCCTGTTGATTATCGTCCTGGCGGCGCCGTTGTTCATCAAGTCACGTTACCTGATTCATATTTTCAACCTGACGCTCATCAACATCATAGCCGCCGCCAGCCTTCGATTCATCGCCGTGTCGGGTCAACTCTCCCTCGCCCACGCCGCCTTTATGAGCATCGGAGCCTATACGGCCGGTATATTGGCCAAGCATCTCGGATTGGGGCCCTGGATCACGATTCCCGCCGGAGCGCTGGTGACCATGGGGGTGGCCATTTTGATCGGCTATCCGTTGGCCCGACTGCGGGCGATCTACTTCTCCATGGTCAGCCTGTTTTTCGGCATCGGGATTCTGGCCGTTAACCAGGTCCTCGAAAAGTACACGGGCGGATATTCCGGCCTCATCGGTATCCCTCCCCTGTTTTCCGGGTCCAAGGTCGCGAATTACTACTTCTTTACCGGGCTCACCGTTTTTAGTCTGGTCGTTCTTCATCGGCTCGAATTCTGCCGCATCGGCATGACTCTCAAGAGCATCGCCCAGTCCCATATGGTGGCGTCCAGTGTGGGCATCAACGAGTCGGGGTACCGGATTTTTGCCCTGGCCATAGGGTGTTTGTTTGTGGGTGTGGCCGGCGCGGGCTTTGCCTACTACTCGGCCGTCCTGTCACACAGCGCTTTCAACTTTCTGGCGAGCGTCAATTTCCTGGTATATGTATTGGTGGGCGGCATCGGACATTTCGCGGGACCCATCGTCGGAACGGCCGTGCTCATCATCATTCCGGAGCTTTTCCGCGCGTTGAAAGGGTTCGTCCCTTTCATTTTTGCCGGTATCATGATTCTCGTGATTTTTGTGATGCCCCTGGGCTTGGTGGGTCTGCCCTCGCAGATCGCATCCTCAGTCAAAAAAATCCGCGAGAGAAAGGCGTTTCCGGATGCTCCTTGA
- a CDS encoding ABC transporter ATP-binding protein — MLLEVKGLTRHFGGLAAVSMLDLHVDHGETVGLIGPNGAGKSTVFNLITGFLRPTSGTIWFDGKNITGKKPHLNAKLGIGRAFQLAPVFRDFTVLQNVIASFHLNPKLRLWHAFFNTPTYRRNEAHILDRSLEILDLLGLGSVKHDLGRNLPHGHQKMLGIARALAIRPKLLLLDEPIGGMNPEEINFARTSIRKMQEQGVSILLVEHNMQIMDLCDRIIVINFGRKIAEGSMAEVRENKEVIQAYFGGGHAA; from the coding sequence ATGCTCCTTGAAGTCAAAGGTCTGACCCGGCATTTTGGCGGGTTGGCCGCTGTTTCCATGTTGGATCTGCACGTGGACCACGGCGAAACGGTGGGTTTGATCGGACCCAACGGCGCCGGCAAGAGCACGGTGTTCAATCTGATTACCGGATTTCTGCGACCCACGAGCGGGACCATATGGTTCGACGGGAAGAATATCACAGGCAAGAAACCGCACCTGAACGCCAAACTCGGAATCGGCCGCGCCTTTCAACTTGCGCCTGTTTTTCGGGACTTTACCGTACTCCAGAACGTGATCGCATCGTTTCATCTGAACCCAAAGTTGCGTCTGTGGCACGCCTTTTTCAATACGCCCACGTATCGCCGCAACGAAGCGCATATCCTCGACCGGTCTTTGGAGATTTTGGACCTGCTGGGACTCGGTTCCGTGAAACACGATCTCGGCAGAAATCTGCCCCACGGCCACCAGAAGATGCTCGGCATTGCCAGGGCCCTGGCCATTCGTCCCAAGTTACTGCTATTGGACGAACCTATAGGCGGGATGAATCCGGAGGAAATCAACTTCGCGAGGACGTCCATCCGGAAAATGCAGGAGCAGGGGGTCAGTATTCTGCTGGTCGAGCATAACATGCAGATCATGGATCTTTGCGATCGCATCATTGTGATCAACTTCGGGAGAAAAATCGCCGAAGGCTCGATGGCTGAAGTGAGGGAGAACAAGGAAGTGATCCAGGCCTACTTCGGGGGTGGACATGCTGCTTAG